CAATGGCAATAACTCTCTTTCCTCCTCTGCCCCCTGCCCCCTCAACAGATAACTTTATTAACCAAACCGTATTAAGTTCTCCCCTAGTTCTCCCCGATCGCACTTTAATCTTAAAAGTCTAGAAGATTTAAGGTTTTGGGTGCTTTCAGCAAGAAGGAGAACAATGCAACTAAAACACAGCCACATCTTTCGCCAAGAAGCCCTAGAACGCTTATCTTCACCAGAACAACTCGATCAAGCGATCAATGTGGTCAAGCCTCAAGCTTGGTTGACTTTATCTGCTATGAGTTTTGTGGTTGCTGTGGCTGGTGTTTGGAGTGTGTTTGGCAGAATTCCCCTGACTGTAACTGGACAAGGTATCTTGATCAAACCGCACCATGTTGTGGAATTTCAAGCACCCAGTTCAGGCCCATTATTAACTCTCAAGGTGAAGGCGGGAGATATTATTAAACAAGGTGATGTGCTAGGTATTATCGACCAATCAGCGCTAAAACAGCAACTACAGCAAGAGCAAACAAAGTTACAGCAATTGCAAACTCAGAATCAAGAAACAGACAGGTTACAAAAGCTGCTGATTGACCAACAAATCATCACCCTTGGACAGCAGAGAATGGATCTGGAAAATAATCTGCGCCGAGAGGAAGTTGCACCGAAGTTACGCGATCAAACACAAAGAGCGATCGCCCAAAAACGTCAGAGCATTAATTCCCGCAAACAACAAATTAATTATTTACTTAAAACCCTCAAAGGGCGAGTTGATAACCGTCGTCACCTTTTTGAGCAGCATGTCATCAGCCAAGATATGTTGGTGCAAGCTGAACAAGAATATTTTAATACTCAAAGCGAACTATCAGATATTGATGTGCAACTAAAGGATCTCGAAATCCAAGAAACCACAACGCAACGAGAATATCTGGAAAACCTGAATAAGATTGACGAAATTAAAACCAAAATTAAAGACCTGAATACTCAAAATACTAAATTACGCGAACAAGATTTAAAGCAATCAATTGACAAAACTAATCAAATTCGAGAAGTAAAACGGCGAATTGCCCAATTAGAATTACAACTATCTCAAGAAAGTAGAATCATTAGCAAATACAATGGTCATATTTTGGAAGTGAGTGTTGTGCCTGGTCAAATGATGAATCCTGGTACTCGCCTGGGGTCAATCGAAGCTGAAGAGGCAAATTCAAAACTTGTGAGCCTTGTCTACTTTGCTAATAAAGATGGTAAGCAAATCAAGCCAGGAATGGCTGTACAAGTGACTCCCAGCTTTGCCAAACGTGAGCGCGAAGGTGGTATTATTGGTGCGATCGCAGATATTTCTGCATTTCCAGTAACTACACAAGATATTACAGCGATCGTTGGTAACAAAGAAATAGCCGCCAGTCTTGCAGGGAGAGGTGAAGGTCAGGTACAAGCTTTTGTCCAACTCCAAGAAAACCCGACATCAGTCAGTGGTTACAAATGGTCATCTTCTGATGGGCCAGCTTTAAAAATATCCTCTGGCACAATCACTTCTGTTCAAGTGAAAGTAGGAGAAAAAGCACCGATTTCTTATATTATTCCTATGCTGCGTTCTTGGACGGGGATTTATTAAATTGGGGATGAGAGAATAGAATGTCACTAGGATAAGGGGAAAGGGGAAGGGGGAATGGAATGGAAAGGAAAAAAATTGAAACTTTTGAGGATTTAAGAGTATGGCAAAAAGGTATTGACTTAGTTAAGGAAATATACTTAATAACTAAGTATGGTGAACTCAATAGAGACTTTGGTTTAAGGATCAATTAAGACGTGCTAGCGTATCAATACCTACAAATATTGCTGAAGGATTTGAACGATCTTCTCGCAAAGAATACTTAAACTTTCTAAATATCGCCAAAGGGTCTGCCGGGGAAGTTCGCAGTCTTTTAAGAGTAGCCTTAGAAGTGGGCTATTTAGACCAACCAATTTATACACAACTTCATAATCAAGCTATGGAGTTGAGCCGTATGCTATCTAATCAAATTCAATCCATAAATCACTCATTAAAATAATAAAACCTTCCCCATTCCCCATTCCCCCTTCCCCCTTCCCCATGTCCCATGACCAATTCCCAATTCCCAAGTCCCAAATTTAAACCCAATCGCGTCCGCACTTCTACACTTTTGCAAATGGAAGCGGTCGAATGTGGTGCGGCTGCTTTGGGAATAATTCTTAGCTATTACGGGCGGATTGTGCCACTGGCTAAACTGCGTGAAGAATGCGGTGTCTCGCGGGATGGGAGTAAAGCTTTTAATATTCTCAAAGCTGCCAAAAATTATGGACTCAATGCTAAAGGTTTAAAACTGTCTCTAGAACAGGTGACAACTACCCGCCTTCCCTACATTGTCTTTTGGAATTTTAACCATTTTCTTGTGGTAGAAGGATATAGCAAAAAACGCGTCTACCTCAATGATCCTGCCAATGGTCGGAGAACAGTGAGTTGGGAGGAATTCGATCGCGCATACACGGGTGTTGTGCTGGTGATGGAACCGGGCGCAGACTTTAAGAAGGGAGGCAAAAAAAATCACATTGTCTCAGCTTTAAGTAGTCGCTTGCAAAACTCACGAGTTACCATTTTATTTTGTCTGCTGGCTGGGTTATTGCTAACATTGCCTCGGTTAGCTGTACCAGCCTTTTCTCAGGTATTTATCGATGAGATTTTAGTCCAAGATAGACAAGATTGGTTACGACCTCTGCTGTTAGGAATGCTGTTAACTACTTTATTACGGGCATTCCTTGCTAGACTGCGGCTTACCTGCCTGCGGCGATTGATGGTTAAGTTGTCAGTCAGCACATCAGGACTATTTCTCTGGCATATCCTGCGATTGCCCATCGGGTTTTACGACCAGCGCTTTGCTGGGGAAATTAGTAGCCGGATGAAACTGAATGATCGGGTGGCAGAAGTACTTTCAGGGTCTTTAGCAACCACAATCATTGATGCAGTGATGATGGTCTTTTACCTGCTAATTATGATTCAGTATGACCAATTATTGAGTGCGATCGCAGTTAGTTTTGCTGTAATCAACATTCTCGCTCTGTTCTTTTTGTCGCAAACTCGTGTAGATGCCAATATGCGCCTAGCTCAAGAATATGGCAAGGTGGGTGGAGTCACGGTTAGTGGCATCCAAACTATAGAAACTATCAAAGCTTCTGGACTGGAGTCAGATTTATTTGCTCGGTTTGCGGGTTATTACGCCAAAGCACTCAACGCCCAACAAGAATTAGGCTTGCAAACTCAAATTCTCACCACATTACCAACAATTTTGACAGCCTTAACCACTGCTTCTATTTTGCTAGTTGGTGGTTTACAGGTAATGAAGGGCAATCTCAGCATTGGGATGCTAGTTGCCTACCAAAGTTTAACACTGAGCTTCTTAGAGCCAGTCAATAGCCTCGTCAATTTTGGCAGTACACTCCAAACTTTAGAAGCTGACTTAAACCGCCTTGATGATGTATTGCAAAATCCCGTTGATTTGGAAGTGGAGGGGAGAGGGAGCAGGGGAGTAGGGGAGGTAGGGGAGGTAGGGGATGCAGGGGGAGAAATTACTTTCTCGTCTCTTTGGCAATTACAGGGCAATGTTGAGTTACGGAATGTTACTTTTGGCTATAGTCGTGTGGAATCTCCGTTGATTGAGAATTTGAGCTTGACTGTCAAGCCAGGGCAAAGAATAGCGCTTGTAGGGGGAAGTGGTTCTGGTAAATCTACAGTTGCTAAATTAATTTGCGGGCTTTATCAACCTTGGCAGGGGGAAATCTGCTTTGATGGTGTAGAGCGATCGCAAATCAAGCGTTCTGTTCTGGCTAACTCGTTGGCAATGGTTGAACAAGATATCTTTTTATTTGCCGGGACTGTGCGAGAAAACATTACTCTTTGGGATGCAACAGTGCTAGAAGCTGATTTGGTGCAGGCTTGCCAGGATGCAGCTATTCATGATGCGATCGGATATCTACCGGGAAAATATGACTTCGATTTAATTGAAGGCGGTATGAATATTAGTGGTGGCCAACGCCAGCGCTTAGAAATTGCCCGCGCTTTAGTGAGAAATCCCACCGTGTTAGTACTTGATGAAGCAACCAGTGCCCTGGATGCAGAAACAGAGTTGATAATTAACCGTAACTTACAACAGCGTGGTTGTTCTTGTATTGTAGTAGCCCACCGTCTCAGCACAATTCGCGATTGCCATGAAATTATCGTGCTAGAGCAAGGTAAAATCGTGCAGCGTGGCACTCATGAAGAATTATGGCAGCAAGGCGGGACTTATCTTCACTTACTTCACGCAGCAGAAGCATAATATCAAGTTTGAGAACATTTATTGGAAGTATTCGTCCTCAAGTATAGACATAATTACTAACGAAGAATATTTATCTTTTTGCCTCAAAGCTTCTCGCAAAACTCCTTCCTCCTGAAAGCCGACCGATTGATAAACATGTCTAGCACGTTGATTGTGTTCAAAGACATCTAACCAACAACGATGAGCATTATACTCTTCAAAAACCTTTTTGAGGATAATTCTTAACGCACGTTTGCCGTATCCTAGTCCTGGTTCAGCAACGATAATTCGAGTTAATTCAATACTCCTGTTTGGTGATTGTAACCCAGACAAAATAGCGTAGCCTTGCGTCTCTCCTGAACTATTTTCAATCATTAAATAATGTTTGTCAGCAGAGTGCAAGTTTCTGCTGTGTTCTTCTCGGCTCCAGCAGATGATAAGGTCTTTGAATTCATCTCTATTTTCTTGAGTGAAGATGAAGTCTATATCGTTTAGGTTAGCAGAACGTAATTTTATCATCAAAAAACTTTCTGTTACATTCAACCGGGATACAATAGTTTTTCTATCTTTTTTTTCACTCGTCGAACTCACATCGATTTACCTTCAGTGAATTCTCTTCCCCAACCATACTCACTTCAAGCAAACGAACCATTACTGTTGGATAACTCTCAAACTGTCTGGATAGTGCAGTCTGGAACATTGGCGGTGTTTGCCACTGGAGTTAAAAACAGTTTACCAAAAGAGCATCGCCGCTATTTGTTTCATGTCAATGCTGGTGAAGCCTTATTACCAGAAGTAGTTGCACAAAGCCAATGGAATTTTGTAGCGATCGCAATTGAACCTACCCAATTATGCCAGATGTCAATCGTTGACTTGGTTAAGGGAATTGGCGCAGCTGACTTGCAATCCATAGAACTTTTAGAAGGTTGGATCAATCATCTAGGACAATCTCTCAGCGCCCAGCAAACAGTTTTGACAACACCATTAAACCTTGTTGTACAGCCAAACATTGAACGTGATTTTTCTTTATCGGCTGGTGAAACGCTACAGGGAAGGCAACAAACACTCTTATGGGTGAAGTTGCAGCAAGGCAATACTTACTGGATGGGAATCGGGGAATTAACATTGAATTCTACCTCACCAGCGTTTCCGCTCACGAGTGCGATGTGGCTGGAGGCAGAAAATGCAGTTAGCGGCCAAATGTTCTCAACGGCAGATTTAGCAAATTCCGAGGAACTCATCGCAGGTTTAGCCAGTTTACAGACTTATTTTTTTCACTACTTCAGTTTGCTGGCAAATAAAGAAGTAGAAGCAGAATTTCGGCAGTTTCAAGAACGCGAACAATTTAATCAGCAAGTCATAGAGACGGCACTTTCTGACTTAGCAACAGTCTTGCAGCCGCAGCAAGAGACGGTTTTCTTTCAAGAAGGGCCGCCCTTATTGGTAGCATTGGGGGCAGTTGGACGGGCACTAGGAATAGAAATTCATCCACCAATAGGGGATTTAAATTCTATTAAAGACCCTGTAGCGGCGATCGCTCAAGCATCGCAAATTCGTATCCGCCGTATAACTTTAGCAGATGGCTGGTGGCGTCAAGACCAAGGAGCGATGTTAGCTTATACCCAGTTAGAAAAGCGGCCAGTAGCTTTATTACCTACTGATAATCGCGATTATCTCATATTCGATCCCGTAGCACGAACTCGCACACCTGTAAATGAAGCAGCAGCAAAAACACTTACATCATTAGCCTACGTTTTGTATCGACCGTTACCCCAAGTTGCACTCAACGCCATTGATTTGCTGCGGTTTGGGGTGAAGGGTTATGAAAAAGACATCGCCAGTATTCTAATGGTGGGGTTACTGGGCACAATATTGGGAATGGTTGCACCACAAGCAACAGCGATTTTAATTAATCATGCCATTCCAGATAGCGATCGCCCTTTACTGTGGCAGATCGGATTAGTTATGTTTGCGGTGGCTTTTGGGCAGTTAGCTTTTCAAATTGCCCAAAGCATTATTACCTTAAGAGTCGAAAGCGCCACTGATAGTATATTGCAGCCAGCCATTTGGGATCGGTTACTCAGATTAAGTCCTAGTTTTTTTCGTCAATATACTTCTGGAGATTTAGTCAACCGTGTGATGGCGGTGAGAGAAATTCATCAAAAACTCAGTGGCGCTACCCAACGAACCCTGTTGAGTGGAGTCTTTGCCTTATTCAACTTGCTGCTGATGTTTGTTTACAGTTGGCAACTAGCCTTTGTAGGCGTAGGTTTAGCAATCTTTGCCGCCGTGGTTACAACTGTTGCCAGTTTCCTGTTAGTGAAGAAATCGCAAAAACAGCAAGAACTAGATGGGGCAATTCAGGGACTCACCGTACAACTTATTAATGGTGTTGCCAAATTGCGGGTAGCAATGGCAGAAGAACGGGCCTTTGCAACTTGGGCAAAAAAATACAGCCAGCAGATTCGGTTGAAGGCGAGTTGGCAAGAGATTAAAGATGGGATTTCTGTATTTAACGAAGCCCTGCCTTTGGTAAGTTCTATATTGCTGTTTGGGTTTGCCATACTGTTGATGCAGCCACGCCTCACACTGGGTACATTCGTTGCTTTTAACTATGCTTTGGCAATTTTTATCAGAGGAGTAATTGACCTGAGCAATACCGCATCAGAAATTTTGGGTATTGTACCAACATGGGAACGGTCAAAACCAATTTGGCGATCGCAGCCTGAATATGACTCAACCAAAGTCAATCCCGGACAATTAAGCGGTCGAATTGCCCTAAATCGAGTCAGCTTTCGCTACTCGGAGAATAGCAGCTTAATCCTTAATGATGTTACCCTCAATGCCGAACCAGGGGAATTTATTGCGATCGTTGGCCCTTCTGGAAGTGGAAAATCAACCATATTGCGGTTGCTATTGGGGTTTGAAACTCCATTGACAGGCAGCGTCTACTACGACGGCAAAGACTTAGCAGAGATGGAACTCCAGACTGTGCGAAGACAGTTAGGAGTGGTACTACAAAATGGTAAAATTGGCACAGGCTCAGTTTTTGATAACATCAGCACCGGGGCTTTAGTTTCCTTAGAGGAAGCTTGGTCAGCAGCACAGATGGCAGGTTTGGCTGATGATATCAAGCAAATGCCAATGGGAATGCATACGATTATCGCTGAGGGTGGTAGTAATCTTTCGGGTGGACAACGGCAAAGATTATTGATTGCGCGATCGCTAGTTTCAAAGCCCAAAATTATTTTAATGGATGAAGCAACCAGCGCCCTCGATAACCGCACCCAGGCAATTGTGACTGAAAGTTTAGCTAAGTTAAACGCTACTAGAGTAGTGATTGCCCATCGTCTCAGTACAATTCGCAATGCCGATCGCATTTATGTAATTGACGCTGGTCATATCATACAAGTGGGTACTTTCTCACAATTAATTGTGCAAGAAGGGTTATTTGCTCAACTTGTTACCCGACAGTTAGAGGGCGATCTTTAATATTAGTTTTGAGAGGTTAGTGGTGTTCAGATCCCCGACTTCTGCGAAGTCGGGGATCTAGCAGCCCAACAAAACTAATGACATAAACTACTAGTACAAGAAGGCAAAAGTAAAAAGAAAGAATGCTTATTTTGTAAGCTTTCTGGCTATTCTAAATGGCGCAAGAGCTTGGAATACAATTCTCTTGACTTTTGACTTCCACCTTGCGGTACTAGTTTAGTGTTCAGGAAATTTATTCGCCCACAAACTGGTTTTTCAGGAATTGAATTTCAGCTGACAATTCTTGCCGAGTTGAAGCCTTCAGTAGATAACGGAAAATAAACCAAATGGCGTAACTAATTCCAACTAATTCAAAGAGCGACGATAGTAGTGGAATATCATTGATTGCATCTAGTACTGCTAGTACTACCTTGGCTGTAACAATCGCCGCCAAAATTAAAGCAACAGTTATTAGAGGCTGCTTGTAGTCTTGAAAAAAGCTACTTAAGTATTGGGGCAGCTGCTCCAAAAATTGAGTAATTTGTCTGCTAATTTGTTGCCATTGAGATTCAGGTTCACGGGCTGGTGGTAACTTTGGCAAGTTTGCAGTATCAGTACCTTCAAGTGCTAGCGTCTCTGGTGAGAATAAAGCATTGATCGATCCCCTTTGCTGTTGTTCGGTTTCCATAGTTTTTGTTTGGGGCAATTACAATAGTTTGTATAACTGACTAATCGTAAATAAATAATAATTATTCGAGTCGTCAGTTGTCAATTCTTAATGGTCAGTTATAAGTATAACTGACCACTAATTCTGAGTAAGAGTATTTAATTTTCTATATGCCTACTTACTCAATTAGATTTGTTGTTAGATACCTTAGCTTTTTGGTGGGGCAATAGTTGCCTTAACAACTACAGTTTTGACACCTTTAATTTGTTTAGCTAAAGTTTCGATTTTAGCTAATTCCTGCTGATTGTTGACAGTTCCCGCAACAGTCACAACACCATTGTCTGCGGCATTAACTGTTAGTTGACCTTTGGGTATATTAGCCTCCAACTTAGAGCGAACT
This Nostoc sp. C052 DNA region includes the following protein-coding sequences:
- a CDS encoding NHLP bacteriocin system secretion protein, which encodes MQLKHSHIFRQEALERLSSPEQLDQAINVVKPQAWLTLSAMSFVVAVAGVWSVFGRIPLTVTGQGILIKPHHVVEFQAPSSGPLLTLKVKAGDIIKQGDVLGIIDQSALKQQLQQEQTKLQQLQTQNQETDRLQKLLIDQQIITLGQQRMDLENNLRREEVAPKLRDQTQRAIAQKRQSINSRKQQINYLLKTLKGRVDNRRHLFEQHVISQDMLVQAEQEYFNTQSELSDIDVQLKDLEIQETTTQREYLENLNKIDEIKTKIKDLNTQNTKLREQDLKQSIDKTNQIREVKRRIAQLELQLSQESRIISKYNGHILEVSVVPGQMMNPGTRLGSIEAEEANSKLVSLVYFANKDGKQIKPGMAVQVTPSFAKREREGGIIGAIADISAFPVTTQDITAIVGNKEIAASLAGRGEGQVQAFVQLQENPTSVSGYKWSSSDGPALKISSGTITSVQVKVGEKAPISYIIPMLRSWTGIY
- a CDS encoding NHLP family bacteriocin export ABC transporter peptidase/permease/ATPase subunit, coding for MTNSQFPSPKFKPNRVRTSTLLQMEAVECGAAALGIILSYYGRIVPLAKLREECGVSRDGSKAFNILKAAKNYGLNAKGLKLSLEQVTTTRLPYIVFWNFNHFLVVEGYSKKRVYLNDPANGRRTVSWEEFDRAYTGVVLVMEPGADFKKGGKKNHIVSALSSRLQNSRVTILFCLLAGLLLTLPRLAVPAFSQVFIDEILVQDRQDWLRPLLLGMLLTTLLRAFLARLRLTCLRRLMVKLSVSTSGLFLWHILRLPIGFYDQRFAGEISSRMKLNDRVAEVLSGSLATTIIDAVMMVFYLLIMIQYDQLLSAIAVSFAVINILALFFLSQTRVDANMRLAQEYGKVGGVTVSGIQTIETIKASGLESDLFARFAGYYAKALNAQQELGLQTQILTTLPTILTALTTASILLVGGLQVMKGNLSIGMLVAYQSLTLSFLEPVNSLVNFGSTLQTLEADLNRLDDVLQNPVDLEVEGRGSRGVGEVGEVGDAGGEITFSSLWQLQGNVELRNVTFGYSRVESPLIENLSLTVKPGQRIALVGGSGSGKSTVAKLICGLYQPWQGEICFDGVERSQIKRSVLANSLAMVEQDIFLFAGTVRENITLWDATVLEADLVQACQDAAIHDAIGYLPGKYDFDLIEGGMNISGGQRQRLEIARALVRNPTVLVLDEATSALDAETELIINRNLQQRGCSCIVVAHRLSTIRDCHEIIVLEQGKIVQRGTHEELWQQGGTYLHLLHAAEA
- a CDS encoding GNAT family N-acetyltransferase, producing the protein MSSTSEKKDRKTIVSRLNVTESFLMIKLRSANLNDIDFIFTQENRDEFKDLIICWSREEHSRNLHSADKHYLMIENSSGETQGYAILSGLQSPNRSIELTRIIVAEPGLGYGKRALRIILKKVFEEYNAHRCWLDVFEHNQRARHVYQSVGFQEEGVLREALRQKDKYSSLVIMSILEDEYFQ
- a CDS encoding NHLP bacteriocin export ABC transporter permease/ATPase subunit, giving the protein MNSLPQPYSLQANEPLLLDNSQTVWIVQSGTLAVFATGVKNSLPKEHRRYLFHVNAGEALLPEVVAQSQWNFVAIAIEPTQLCQMSIVDLVKGIGAADLQSIELLEGWINHLGQSLSAQQTVLTTPLNLVVQPNIERDFSLSAGETLQGRQQTLLWVKLQQGNTYWMGIGELTLNSTSPAFPLTSAMWLEAENAVSGQMFSTADLANSEELIAGLASLQTYFFHYFSLLANKEVEAEFRQFQEREQFNQQVIETALSDLATVLQPQQETVFFQEGPPLLVALGAVGRALGIEIHPPIGDLNSIKDPVAAIAQASQIRIRRITLADGWWRQDQGAMLAYTQLEKRPVALLPTDNRDYLIFDPVARTRTPVNEAAAKTLTSLAYVLYRPLPQVALNAIDLLRFGVKGYEKDIASILMVGLLGTILGMVAPQATAILINHAIPDSDRPLLWQIGLVMFAVAFGQLAFQIAQSIITLRVESATDSILQPAIWDRLLRLSPSFFRQYTSGDLVNRVMAVREIHQKLSGATQRTLLSGVFALFNLLLMFVYSWQLAFVGVGLAIFAAVVTTVASFLLVKKSQKQQELDGAIQGLTVQLINGVAKLRVAMAEERAFATWAKKYSQQIRLKASWQEIKDGISVFNEALPLVSSILLFGFAILLMQPRLTLGTFVAFNYALAIFIRGVIDLSNTASEILGIVPTWERSKPIWRSQPEYDSTKVNPGQLSGRIALNRVSFRYSENSSLILNDVTLNAEPGEFIAIVGPSGSGKSTILRLLLGFETPLTGSVYYDGKDLAEMELQTVRRQLGVVLQNGKIGTGSVFDNISTGALVSLEEAWSAAQMAGLADDIKQMPMGMHTIIAEGGSNLSGGQRQRLLIARSLVSKPKIILMDEATSALDNRTQAIVTESLAKLNATRVVIAHRLSTIRNADRIYVIDAGHIIQVGTFSQLIVQEGLFAQLVTRQLEGDL
- a CDS encoding CAAD domain-containing protein; this translates as METEQQQRGSINALFSPETLALEGTDTANLPKLPPAREPESQWQQISRQITQFLEQLPQYLSSFFQDYKQPLITVALILAAIVTAKVVLAVLDAINDIPLLSSLFELVGISYAIWFIFRYLLKASTRQELSAEIQFLKNQFVGE